TAAGGAAAACTATCTGCAAACGACGTTTGGAGAGATAAAACCGTTCCTTGTCACGGAATACGGCGCCTTGGGCGCCGGGGCGCTCGCGATGATACGCAACTTTTCAGACCTCAATTGCTGGTACCGGCTGCGCCCCCAGAATACGTACCTCATGAGATACCTTGAACGCCCGCATCGGTTCAAGCAGATAGTGCCGTTCATGTTCCCGGCACATGTCAGGGACAATTGGTCGTATGTCATGTTCTATAATGAAGGCGGGACCCGCGACAACGACGGCATCGTCTCCGGCGGAGTATGGAAAAAAACAAGACATTTCGATTGGCTTCTCCTTTGGAAAGATGTGACGGGAGAACGCGTGCCGATACGATCGTCCGATCCGCGTGTTCTTACGCATGCTTTTCTCGACGGCAAGACGCTTCGTGTGGCGATGAACAATATCAATAATATCGATACGACGATAGATCTCTCCTGTATAACCGGCGGCGCAAAAATATCCCGCATTTCCAGAAAGCGGATGTATTTCGCCGACGACACGATGGTATATGTCGAAAGCGAACCCGTATCCGCGTTGTCTGCCATACCGCTTAGAGTGGAAGAAACATCTATCGTAGAGATCGTTCTCGACCGGGCACCGAAGAGAGAAGCGTCCATACATGAACGCTACTGCTATGGCGACAAAGTCATGGTCCCTATCGATGCGGCAGCCGCTCAATTCCAGATCACACTCCCGGAGAAAAGCGATCTGGTCTATGCGACCGTACGTATCGGCATTCTCATGTCCGGCGGCACGGATGAGGATGCTCTGCTTACGGTCAACGGCAAAACGTTCCCGATGCCGCTTTCTTATACAAAAGGCATAGAGACTTTGATGACGAGCGTTGCCATCGACATACCCGTGAAAGTCCTGTCCGAAAAGAACGACATAGCCGTGCGCTTCAAACGGCCGATAAAGAACGGCTACGTTTCGAGTGCGCTTGTCATCGCGGGGTTCCGGCACGGGATGAAGTAAATACTGGCTTGATTTTACTCCCCGGCTCACGTGTAATATCGACACATGGGAAATTCCCCGAAAGACATAGTCACGTCGCATCTTCGCGCACTTTCTTCGATCACCGGTGTCGGCATTCTCTACAAGGACGCATCCGGGGCGACCGGTATCGATGGTCTTCCATCTGAACTGCATATTCATGAGAACTCGTTCTGCATGGCGGTGAAAAGCGATGATCGCCGCTGGGATGCATGCAAAGCGTTCTACACCGAAGCGAATATTCTCAATGCACTGAACGGTGCCTGCGCGGGTGTCATCCCCTGCCATGCGGGTGTGCATCAGCTTGTCATACCGCTCACCGATGACGGCCGCTATTATGGTGCGCTCATCGCCGGCCCCCTTCGTGGCAGTACGCGCTGTCCGTACGCTGACTGCAGACGGGCATCGATGAAGGTCCCCGCACGGGAACGATATCGCATTGATGACATAAAGAGCATTCTCGCCGTGCTCTCGGCATATCTTATTGAAAATCGCGGAAGGATACTGCTCGAACGCATGAAAAACCGTGATAAGAGGATAGACCTCGC
The DNA window shown above is from Spirochaetota bacterium and carries:
- a CDS encoding helix-turn-helix domain-containing protein, translating into MGNSPKDIVTSHLRALSSITGVGILYKDASGATGIDGLPSELHIHENSFCMAVKSDDRRWDACKAFYTEANILNALNGACAGVIPCHAGVHQLVIPLTDDGRYYGALIAGPLRGSTRCPYADCRRASMKVPARERYRIDDIKSILAVLSAYLIENRGRILLERMKNRDKRIDLAIDYIADHEGRDVSAADAALRSGLSVSRFLHIFRNVAGMPFSEHLIRTRIEAAKRLLSAGDMTVGDIAARTGYVQQSHFGAVFKRITGLTPKAYREKTRSVAP